The genomic window gcatcCCTGATCGTAAACACTTCACTCATGCAAGAGAGGACGCTgccgaggcataacggcctgaaggagccggggagacacttgggttgACGTCAATCTCTATTTATAGCAGGTAAATCATGAATGGCGGCGGCAGCGTAAAagtacaggtattgtaatgtaagatatgaaaattagattttttttttcaaacttgtgGGAATTACGAAACCATTCCTTAGAAGTTAAATTTAAGGGTGTGTGTAGTGTGTAAAAACCATGTattccattttgtttttctgttctaaaaagccACTACATCCGATAATTACCGGATTTTTAATATTAACTACTaccaacatacaaaaaaaattaccttatatTTTTATATGAAGGTCCAGACCATTGGTTGATTTCATATTTTGCGACCCTGCTTTGGTGTGGCTGCTAATATAGTTATGTTTCAAGGTGTCTTCCGTCACTTTCCAGTAGGACTAATATTGTGAATTTAGTCTAGGACCAGAACTAAGAGAGAGCTGTTAGTCATAGCATTACTTGCTTGACATTTGTGAAATCACCAAACACAAGAAAACAAAAGATGCATGCTATCCTTTCCTTTAAAGTTGAAACCCCACTTGATTACACATAAAAATCCATCACACACTAGTTTACACGTaggttatggaaaaaaaattgacaaccTTATTTTCCAAGAGTGTAATAACATTGCAAGAAAAAGCTGAAATTAACCTTACCTTTTTCAACATAACAAGGAAGTTTAAATGAAGATATTAAACGCTGTGTCAGTTCTTTAGTACATCCTTGGTACGGTACATGTATAGGAACTTCCAAATGGTAGTCTTGATTTGTTGTACAAGTAGGAAATGTAAATAAGAATGTTTTTTCTCTTACATCAGTTTCACAGTCCATTTTGTGTGGTAAATAAACAGTAAACACACTGTATAGCTCACGCCGTTTTAAACCATTCACAGTTCAATCAAATTACTAGTTTCAATTAAACTGTCAAAATCAAATACTTAAATAGACCAGAGATTAGGGTAATATACTAATTattgtagagctgtagcaaactgtatgtattcgttactgagtaacgggtgcggcatctagtaacgagtaacgaaacgttacacacgaatgcatttcgttactcgcatctttcgtatgttttacgcatgcgcgcgcttattcgttacaaagaacgatgtttgtttattaataaaagtataatttggaaattcgtcgtccaagttttttactgtttattaaaggtattgtgcgTGTAGTCAAAGTGttagattggaacagaaacaccgtaagaaagtattttttacaaattataaatatgtgtgtttttgttttttattatcgcgtattttcacgttttatgttcttatcttaaatgatatattataataaagccgctctaatgagatttaaatgtttattggttaacaaaagctgttaattatcaaatatttaaattgtttaaattcgatttattattatttacgcgacgtcatactgtacgcgtacgaaatacgactcgattcgttgctgttacataacatagcatgttatgcggtatcagaagtaacgagtaacgatacgaaagtaacgagtactaattgttttagtaacgaatacatacgggtacactttttttcgttacttttacacctctaactAATTGATCATAAGGTCAGTTTCTCAAGTAGAGCAGAGCTGTTGAAGAAAAAGGGGGAGGAGATTTtagtgtactacacgtaccaataagCGGGCATTTATTTTTCCAATATATAAACTTTAACattattggaggttaaattgaaaaaaaaaatgcaagccaTATCGTAACTTTGTACTATAAATATTTGGTAAGGAATTTAATATGTATTAAAGTATTGACCAttaatattttgaactaattttctTACTAGCTTAACTACATGAAGTTAAGAATAGTCcttaggtttgtttgactcgaggtcttgacgccatccccgctacctcctatgatttttacgtgatttttgcttgggtttgagatctcagggaaggttcggccttgtggctagagctaggggttaacgcagtagggccccccgagctgtttggccgctcgggacgcctgaagaataacacaaagtttctggaagatatttgatgaatttataaTGCACAGCCCTATACacggtgctgcccgttctggccgtaacggttttcccgacgcgactagtcacacgcgcagctcacttcctcagtggcggcacacgattttaatgcgcgtgaggggcagacttgTACAGGTGATGTGGCGGTTACAAAATACACTCTTaacatgacgaacgatatcttgacgaacaaaacacttcactattacctaacacttaatatactgggctagtggcacgtaggcccgtgtctccggcgactctacgtgatacctagatgtgtcccagggactgattcgttagtacgttcggtggcacgtgtcgtcttctggctgccccgtgctggccaaaactaagtagccggtaagctaagttggggcgtgaagcgccgacgtaaagtctcgtagactccccacagtactcacatattatgtagaacactcatcttggagaactaatttaattaagtgaaatacctcatggtagattgaggccggcCGCGGAACTGTGCATAAacgattatgaaaatattatactattgaaactacatgtcggtgaaagcaaaggtagATGGTTCCgcattgcgcgcaggctgccggcctgtcggAGCTCCTAAAGGACACacccggtgtcgccgcgcgcgacccccctgccccgccagccctcccatggaaacgtgtgaatttcgcgggaaactgaaccagccaggttcgggacaaagcgcacagtgaaacatgattttgaaaggactgaaatattaattgatgaaaaataatgtttaataaaaacctgtggaaaaatatacatgaATAATTTTGTTGTAGTGCggtggagggatatgccacacccggcccgACCATTCTGCcggcgtagcactcgttgcctggcgttcgcctcgtcgcacgaactacacattgctgcgcgcacgagcgcgttcggtgcacacgcctttgcgagacgttgatgggGCATACCAGTCTATGCAACATAggggagcattggcggtcggcgtcaaaaacccccttctctgagaccgctatgtgcatcaacgcctcgctttacacgctgagcacttcaagAAACGTcggcacactgacctggtacACCCGGGGCGGCTGTCCATGGGGCGGCGTCGGGTACCTGTGGGTCAGCGACAACtgcggccgaggtgggcggcggcAGCGTCGCGGCGCCCTCAGCGGGAGGAGGCGGCGTTCCCAAGGAGGAGCGCGTGGCGGGCGGCGTGGCTCCATCAGCAGCGCGTGCGGCGGGCGGCGGCGGTGCACCCTCAGCGGCGGGCGGTGGCTTGGCACCTTCAGCAGCGCGCATGACGTGCGTAGGTGACGCGCCCTCTGTGATATGTGTGGCGGGCAGAAGTAACACGCCCTCTCTGACTTGCGCGGCGGGCAGAAGTGGCACACCCACTGTGACGTGCacggcgggcggaggtgacacacCCCTTGTGACGTGAGCtacgggcggaggtgacacgccctcCGCGATGTGCActgcgggcggaagtgacacgccccctgtgacgtgcgcggcgggcggagatGAAATGCCCCCTGTgatgtgcgcggcgggcggaggtgacacgccccctgtgacgtgtgCGGCaggcggaagtggcacgccctctctgacgtgcgcggcgggcagAGGTGAAATGCCCCCTGTGAcatgcgcggcgggcggaagtggcacgccctCTCTGACATGCGCTGCAGGCAGAAGTGGCACACCCTCTCTGACGTGTGTGGCAGGCGGAGGTGGCACACCCCTTGTGACGTGAGCtacgggcggaggtgacacgccctcCGGGATGTGCActgcgggcggaagtgacacgccccctgtgacgtgcgcggcgggcggaggtgaaATTCCCCCTGTgatgtgcgcggcgggcggaggtaTCACACCCCCTGTGACGTGTGCGGCGGGCAGAGGTGACAcaccccctgtgacgtgcgcggcgggcggaggtgacacgccccctgtgacgtgtgCGGCaggcggaagtggcacgccctctctgacgtgcgcggcgggcagAGGTGAAATGCCCCCTGTGACATGCGCGGtgggcggaagtggcacgccctCTCTGACATGCGCTGCAGGCAGAAGTGGCACACCCTCTCTGACGTGTGTGGCGGGTGGCGGTGGCACACCCTCtctgacgtgcgcggcgggcggaagtggcacgccctCTCTGACGTGTGCGGCTGGCGgatgtgacacgccccctgtgacatgcacggcgggcggaggtgacacgccccctgtgacgtgcacGGTGGGTGGAGGTGACACACCCCCTGTGATGTGCGCGCCGGGCGGAGGTGACATGCCCCCTGTGACATGCGCGGCGGACAGAGGTGACACGATTCCTGTGACATGCGCGGTGGGCGGAGGTGACACACCCCCTGTGCATTGTGGCATGTCGTCGGCAACCTGGTTGTCTCCCGGACTGGGTCGCGATGTGGCGGTTTTGAGACGTACGGCCGTACCAGTCACTTTcccagtggctgggggcggcatcgtcggtggtgccggaggtggcgtggtggatccgcatTGACGCTGCGTGtcatcggcgacctggctgcctgccaggctgcatctccctgtggctgttcGGTGTGCACATCCGCACCAGTCGCtttctcagtggctgggggcggcgtcatcgtcggtggtgccggaggtggcgtGTTTGAGTCGGCCTGACATGTCCCCCCGGTCTCCGCGTGCCAACTGTACCACAGTGGCTGGACGGGTGTGGCTTCCTCCAACTGTGGTGATGTCGTCaccaccccatatggcgggggcggcaTCGGAGGCAGAGGGGGTGGCGCATCTGCTTCGGCCTGACATGTCCACCCGATCTccgcgtgccaattgtaccacagtggctggatgggtgtgacctcttccatctgcggtgatgtcgtctccaccccatatggcgggggcggcgtccTGTTGAGGACGGACGTCTGTGTTGTCAGTGACACGGGCGGCGTCATGGCTGTTACCGTGGCGTGGTGTTTGGCCGCGTGTGGCAGCTGCGATGCGGGCTGCGTTATGTGCTGTCATAGCGGTGTCCGGATTACGTCCGGCCTTCGGTGTCCGCTGCAGTGTCATCCTCCTTCCATTCGTCCTGTTCTTCATACTCCCAGTTGTcccctgggcatgggtagccctagcttgcccatgcctcgtaggcctcctggaagtcgttcatttcTAGTGACCCATGGTGACTTGTGACGTTGCTCCACTATGCTTGCTCGcggctccgtcacggctcatgtcgATGTGCGCAGCAGTGATACAGATGCGCCACCCGATCCCTGTGTGAGgtgcgcggacttccgctcccacagccgttatcgcgcCTAGCGCGTAACTTGATGCACGCCTTTATCGCGCCTGGCGCGAAATCAatgcgcgcctatcgccaggtgcccgctcctttggccgtCTACGTGTCGCGTTCGTTTTCGCGCGATTCCTTTGTTCCTACACGAGTCCTTACTAGTACACTAATTTTGAAACACTGTGAATTTAGAGGATttgaaagttatttaaaaaagaaagccACACTAATCGGGtgccattttgacgccgtccccactacctcctatgatttttacgtgatttttgcttgggttcgagatctcagggaaggttcggccttgtggctagaggtaggggttaacgcagtagggccccccgagctgttatggccactcgggacgcctgaagaataacacaaagtttctggaagatatttgatgaatttattacagcacagccctatacacggtgctgcccgttctggccgtaacggttttcccgacgcgactagtcacactcgcagctcacttcctcagtggcggcacacgattttaatgcgcgtgaggggcagacttgTACAGgtgatgcggcggttacaaaatacactctaacatgacgaacgatatcttgacgaacaaaacacatcactattacctaacacttaatatactgggctagtggcacgtaggcccgtgtctccggcgactctacgtgatacctagatgtgtcccagggactgattcgtttgtacatttggtggcacgatatggtgcagcggtgatacctaaactctaacatgacagattacactttgacgagcaaacattgcactactacataacacttcttatactgggctagtggcatgTAGGTCCGTGTCTccagcgactctacgtgatacctagatgtgtcccagggactgattcgttagtacgttcggtggcacgtgcggccttctggctgccccgtgcgggccaaaactaagtagccggtaaactaagttggggcgtgaagcgccgacgtaaagtctcgtagactccccacagtaatcacgtattatgtagaacactcatcttggagcactgatttaattaagtgaaatacctcatggtagattgaggccggcCGCGGAAATGTGCGTAAacgattatgaaaatattatactattgaaactacatgtcggtgaaagcaaaggtagATGGTTCCgcattgcgcgcaggctgccggcctgtcggAGCTCCTGTAGGACACtcccggtgtcgccgcgcgcgacccccctcccccgccatccCTCCCatggaaacgtgtgaatttcgcgggaaactgaaccggccaggttcgggacaaagcgcacagtgaaacatgattttgaaaggactgaaatattaattgatgaaaaataatgtttaataaaaacctgtggaataatatacataaattaatttgttgtagtgcggtggagggatatgccacacccggccggatccttccgccggtgtAGCATTCGTTGCCTAGCGTTCGCCTCGTcacacgaactacactttgctgcgcgaaCGAGCGCGTCCGGTGCACatgcctttgcgagacgttgatgaggcatagtggtctatgcgacatagaggagcattggcggtcggcatcAGTCTCTCGTTTGAAAACGCTATTTGTTGTtaaacaatgatggcggaaaatatagcagacatcgtgagaaatttgtATGGAAATGAAGATTCATATGTAGATAAAGTTgttattgatttaccatatattggactacaaattatgagagagcttgatgaaggtaaaaaaattaaatattgccttttgactttaaaccgcctgtggtatgcataagcttgacgtcgacccaagtgtatCATCGGCTCCTTCAGGCtattatgcctcgtcaacgtcctcacTTGCATAACtagtgcaacctaagtgcagtgctacgagcagggacgcacccgcgtgcgccctggaacGTCCAAAACCGATCTTGTGTgtagtaaataatttataattttcttttaatacatTGCATTCtgatattttgtatatattttaagtgCTTCTGCTGTGTCATCATGTAGATTGGCAAGTCAGGCCCGCCGCGCGAGACGTGTCTTCCCCGCCGGCCTGTTTCCCCTTAATCCCCTCCGCAGCCCGCGCGGGCGGGCAGCGGAGCTTCAGGCAGTTGCCAACTGTGAGTCGCACGGAGCGGACATGCttcgctccgctccgcgagaGGTAGCATGGgtccgggtcgcagcgtggatgaaacgttcgtctaccgtcgtggtcgtccaggctgtgacaggattcCTCGCGATAAGCCTTGTTAACAAGATCGCGTCTTCGTATTTCCGCAACTCATTTCGCTCGAGACGCACGCAGCACACATCTGGACCTTCCTACTTTCTTAACCTGTATATATCGTTATAGAGTCGTCTACGCATACGTCACGAGTCGCGTACGTGCTACGAAGACCAGTGAActtttcgtaaccggtacgattcgctacgggacAGCATTCGCTGTTATGCCGGATCTCATTTTGTCTCCAAGTGTTTGTTTccaggagtccgggtcgcggcagaGGAGGACGCTCGTTTCGCGACGTGCTGGCCAGGCTGCGACAGAATTCATCACAGAATAAAAGGAGCTCATGAAAATGGACATCATCGCATTATCCTTGTTATCATCTACCATTCCTTCCACATACGCAAGTTCCCTCCTGGTCCCTTACTTTCCGGttccggccacgttggcctgaactcacttcctcaccgacgagaactacatgggcaaaacaggacattttcgcaAACAGGAAATTAGGGACAATAGGCCGGGGGACGTCATATGGCGTctaactagtgtggccgtaaatACACACAAAACGCACGTAAGCGCACGCGAACGTACGTCAGCGCACGCAGACAGGATGGAAGCAGGTGCGACAGAgcggcgtgagagcgacgcgaatTCGAGACGTCGGCGCGAGATTACACAGCGCGGGAAGTCGCGAACCCGAGACGCCGGCGACAGATAACACGACGTGGGAGCGACGCGAGCTCAAGACGTCGGCGAGAGATATCACGGCGCGGGAACGTCGCGAACCGGAGACGTTCGGCGCAAGATAACACGACGTGGAAGTGCCACGAACCTGAGACCGCGACGCAGCAAGGATCTTCGGTGCAAGTTAACGCCGCAGGAAGACACAGACTGTATTACCGATCAGCCAGACACTCCCGATAAGCAtggacgacttccaggaagcgtacgagacCTGGGCGGAAGCGGACTTTCCAGAGCCTGGCGAGAGTTGCGAGCACTTCGTAGATTATGAGTGTGGATTTTCCTTCGAAtaccgggcgtatggtaggaAAATGTGCGGTGCGGATTCATGCCCTGGCAGGACATCTGATGGCCGAATCTGTGGGACGTGTGGAAAACTATGGCACAAGGAGTGTTCACAtctggtcgcgcgagaagaggaatggatGTCCGACTTCacgtgtgaccagtgccgagcgaagCTGTGTGTTGGTGTTGCCGCAAGTGTTACGACCACGAGGatcgagtggtcacactgggcggaCGCCGACACGCTGCGTGAGTCGGCGATACTCCCGATGCAACTGCAACCGACGCCACCTCCGACACCGCCTCCGACACagcccccgccatatggggtggaAACACCGAGCGTGAGAACATCGCTG from Bacillus rossius redtenbacheri isolate Brsri chromosome 1, Brsri_v3, whole genome shotgun sequence includes these protein-coding regions:
- the LOC134527464 gene encoding formin-2-like; amino-acid sequence: MTPPVSLTTQTSVLNRTPPPPYGGACHIRQPHTSERACHFRPPRTSERVCHRHPPHTSERVCHFCLQRMSERACHFRPPRMSQGAFHLCPPRTSERACHFRLPHTSQGASHVREGVPLPPAAHVTGGISPLPAAHVREGVPLPPAAHVTGGVSPPPAAHITGGISSPPAAHVTGGVSLPPAVHIAEGVSPPPVAHVTRGVSPPPAVHVTVGVPLLPAAQVREGVLLLPATHITEGASPTHVMRAAEGAKPPPAAEGAPPPPAARAADGATPPATRSSLGTPPPPAEGAATLPPPTSAAVVADPQVPDAAPWTAAPGVPGQCADVS